From Mucilaginibacter rubeus, a single genomic window includes:
- a CDS encoding SDR family oxidoreductase, with protein sequence MNLQLTDKVIIVTGGAKGIGEGIVKVLAAEGAIPVVLGRNEADNLKTVEAVEAAGHKAHQVVAELTEPSACEKAVKEVVAKFGRIDGLVNNAGVNDGVGLESGDYEGFMASLHKNVVHYYLMAHHALPELKKSKGAILNITSKTADTGQGNTSGYAASNGGRNALTREWAVELLKYGIRVNALVVAECWTPLYANWIKTLPDPEAKLREIESKIPLGNRMTTAEEIANTVAFLLSPASSHTTGQLIYVDGGYVHLDRALANA encoded by the coding sequence ATGAATTTACAACTTACAGATAAGGTAATTATAGTTACCGGCGGCGCCAAAGGCATAGGCGAGGGCATAGTGAAGGTGTTGGCAGCTGAAGGTGCTATTCCTGTTGTGTTAGGTCGTAACGAGGCTGATAACCTGAAAACAGTTGAAGCTGTTGAAGCGGCAGGGCACAAAGCCCACCAGGTTGTTGCCGAGTTGACAGAACCCAGCGCTTGCGAAAAAGCGGTAAAAGAGGTTGTAGCCAAATTTGGCCGTATTGACGGTTTGGTGAACAATGCCGGTGTAAACGACGGTGTTGGTTTGGAAAGCGGCGATTACGAAGGTTTCATGGCATCGTTACATAAAAACGTAGTACATTATTACCTGATGGCGCATCATGCCCTGCCCGAACTAAAAAAATCAAAGGGCGCTATCCTGAACATTACCTCAAAAACTGCTGATACTGGTCAGGGGAATACTTCAGGTTATGCAGCCTCAAATGGTGGCCGTAACGCACTAACCCGCGAGTGGGCCGTTGAGCTTTTAAAATATGGTATTCGCGTAAACGCGCTGGTAGTAGCCGAATGCTGGACGCCGCTATATGCCAACTGGATTAAAACCCTGCCCGATCCGGAAGCTAAGCTAAGAGAGATTGAATCAAAAATTCCGCTGGGTAACCGCATGACCACTGCCGAAGAAATTGCCAATACCGTGGCGTTTTTATTATCGCCGGCATCAAGCCATACAACCGGTCAGTTAATTTATGTTGATGGCGGTTATGTGCATTTGGACAGGGCGCTCGCTAATGCGTGA
- the fucP gene encoding L-fucose:H+ symporter permease has protein sequence MSKNKALFAVALITSLFFIWGFALNLNPILIPHLKKACQLNDFQSSLIDSASYIAYFLLPIPAAQFMKKYGYKGGILLGLVLFATGAFLFYPAAAVRNYAFFLGALFVVFSGAAFLETAANPYITVLGDPAGATTRINFSQSFNGLAATLAPYLGGLFILSGKNLTEAETKSMSATELNNYLNKEASSVQLPFIIIGIVVLVVAFLIYKTTFPPIVEETSHELEDDKRSLMTRIGELLKEKQLMQGVLGEFFYVGAQSCISSFFIRFSEKVAGFAEKPASFYLSMALLSFMIGRLLGTALMLIINPVKLLITYAIINVALLFVAVSVHGALAVYALMGVFFFMSIMFPTIFSLSIRGLGAKTKLGSSLVIMGIVGGAIFPPIMGRISDLTNIQTSYLVPVVCFVYIGYFAIINLKVKKVEMVTAH, from the coding sequence ATGTCAAAAAACAAAGCCCTGTTCGCAGTAGCATTAATTACCTCCCTGTTCTTTATCTGGGGATTTGCACTCAATCTTAATCCGATACTTATTCCACACTTAAAAAAAGCCTGTCAACTTAATGATTTTCAATCGTCACTAATCGATTCGGCATCCTATATTGCTTATTTTCTGTTGCCAATTCCTGCAGCCCAGTTTATGAAGAAATACGGCTATAAAGGCGGAATCCTTTTAGGTCTTGTGCTGTTTGCCACCGGCGCATTTTTGTTTTATCCGGCGGCCGCTGTACGCAACTATGCATTTTTCCTCGGTGCATTGTTCGTGGTATTTTCGGGTGCGGCTTTTTTAGAAACAGCTGCAAACCCATACATTACTGTATTGGGCGATCCAGCAGGAGCGACAACCCGTATCAACTTTTCGCAATCATTTAACGGACTGGCCGCAACGCTTGCTCCTTACCTGGGCGGCTTGTTCATATTGTCGGGCAAAAATTTAACTGAAGCCGAAACAAAAAGCATGTCGGCAACAGAATTGAACAATTATTTAAATAAAGAAGCGTCGTCGGTACAGCTGCCTTTCATTATAATTGGCATAGTTGTATTGGTGGTTGCATTCTTGATCTATAAAACCACTTTCCCGCCAATTGTTGAAGAAACAAGCCATGAGTTGGAGGACGATAAGCGTTCGCTGATGACCAGGATTGGTGAACTGTTGAAAGAAAAACAATTGATGCAGGGTGTACTGGGCGAATTTTTTTACGTAGGTGCACAATCATGTATCAGCAGCTTTTTTATCCGCTTTTCAGAAAAGGTAGCAGGTTTTGCTGAAAAACCGGCATCTTTCTATTTATCGATGGCTTTGCTGAGCTTTATGATTGGTCGTTTATTAGGCACAGCACTTATGCTGATTATTAACCCGGTTAAGCTGTTGATCACTTATGCAATTATCAATGTTGCATTATTGTTTGTGGCCGTATCTGTACACGGTGCTTTGGCGGTATACGCTTTAATGGGCGTGTTCTTCTTTATGTCCATCATGTTCCCTACTATATTCTCGCTTAGTATCCGCGGCCTTGGTGCTAAAACCAAATTAGGTTCATCACTGGTGATCATGGGGATTGTTGGTGGCGCTATCTTCCCGCCAATTATGGGGCGTATTTCTGATTTAACCAACATTCAAACATCTTATTTGGTACCTGTGGTTTGCTTTGTGTACATAGGTTATTTTGCGATAATAAACCTTAAAGTAAAAAAAGTGGAGATGGTTACAGCTCATTAA
- a CDS encoding DUF6786 family protein, with amino-acid sequence MVQLLKKSSLVLLLGGLASCTMRNPQLPMKGTFGSDLDFLKAKDSVIVLRDDSGLGQVIVSPKYQAKVFTSTADGLNGKSFGWIKYETFDLKQPDPHMNAFGGEDRLWLGPEGGQFSLFFKPGTKMEFDNWHTPAAVDNESWELVSSSPKKVSMSKSTHLQNYAGTELSIKLERDVEIMEPKAIQQLLGIDADAAVKSVGFNTVNSISNAGDKAWDKTTGAPCLWNLDMFTPSSKVVIVVPYDENAAGKVATTNYFGEIPKDRITYKNGILLFKADGKSRGKLGIPPHRAKNMAGSYDAENDVLTITMFDVDSTASYLNQEWKTDTAPYSGDAVNAYNDGPLADGKQMGPFYEIESVSPAAFLKPGEKLIHKHSVFHFTGDKAALNKIALKTLGISLDDISAAFK; translated from the coding sequence ATGGTGCAGCTTTTAAAAAAGTCATCATTAGTTTTGCTGCTTGGCGGTTTAGCGTCATGTACAATGCGCAACCCTCAATTACCTATGAAAGGCACTTTTGGATCAGATCTTGATTTTTTAAAAGCAAAGGATAGCGTTATCGTTTTAAGAGACGACAGCGGTTTGGGGCAGGTTATTGTTTCGCCCAAATACCAGGCAAAGGTTTTTACATCGACTGCTGATGGTTTAAATGGGAAAAGCTTTGGCTGGATCAAATATGAAACTTTTGATCTGAAGCAGCCCGATCCGCATATGAATGCCTTTGGTGGTGAAGACCGCCTGTGGCTCGGTCCGGAAGGCGGGCAGTTTTCGCTCTTCTTCAAGCCAGGCACCAAAATGGAATTCGATAACTGGCATACACCAGCTGCGGTTGATAATGAAAGCTGGGAGCTTGTTTCATCCTCGCCTAAAAAGGTATCGATGAGCAAAAGCACACATCTGCAAAATTATGCCGGCACCGAATTATCAATAAAGCTGGAGCGGGATGTAGAGATAATGGAGCCCAAAGCAATACAGCAGCTATTGGGTATTGATGCCGATGCAGCTGTAAAATCGGTTGGGTTTAACACCGTAAATTCCATCAGTAATGCAGGGGATAAAGCCTGGGACAAAACAACGGGGGCACCATGCTTGTGGAATTTAGATATGTTTACCCCTTCGTCAAAAGTGGTGATCGTAGTTCCGTACGATGAAAATGCTGCGGGTAAAGTTGCTACAACCAATTATTTCGGTGAGATTCCGAAAGACAGGATCACGTATAAAAACGGGATACTATTGTTTAAGGCTGATGGCAAAAGCCGGGGCAAGCTGGGTATTCCACCTCATCGGGCAAAAAATATGGCCGGTAGCTACGATGCGGAGAATGATGTTTTAACAATAACTATGTTTGATGTGGATAGCACTGCATCGTACTTAAACCAGGAGTGGAAGACGGATACCGCACCTTACAGTGGCGACGCGGTAAATGCCTATAACGATGGCCCACTGGCTGATGGTAAACAAATGGGGCCGTTTTACGAAATAGAAAGTGTATCGCCTGCCGCTTTCCTAAAACCGGGCGAAAAGCTAATACATAAACACAGCGTATTCCATTTTACAGGTGATAAAGCCGCATTAAATAAAATAGCATTAAAAACGCTGGGGATTTCCTTAGATGACATCTCGGCAGCATTTAAATAA